A window of Phaseolus vulgaris cultivar G19833 chromosome 4, P. vulgaris v2.0, whole genome shotgun sequence genomic DNA:
ttttggaggagagcaagcaactatggtacttggatagtggatgctccaagcatatgacaggggacaaatcaaagttcctgagtatctcctttaagcaaaagggtcatgtcacctatggagacaacaaggaaggaagaacaggtctcttgaagagcttgcaaggacaatgcttagtgaatcatcacttcctaagtatttttgggcagatgcagtgagcacctcatgctatgtgatgaatagggtgcttataaggcccattttgaagaaaactccatatgaacttttcaatggaaggaagcccaaaatcagtcacctcaaagtctttggctgcagctgtttcgttctcaacaatggaaaggaaagcttgggaaagtttgatgagaaagcggaccttgggatcttcattggttattcactcacaagtcatgcatatagagtctacaacaagaggttgatgactgtagaagaattaGTTCAcattgtctttgatgaggtagatcatagaatcaatcaaatcccaaagaccagtgttgaagaagatgaatagaacatcagtttggagaagctggaaatctgtgcagaaaaacaaccggttgattcgcagaaacaaccgattgaaattctgcaacagagtgagctgcccaaggagtggaggattcctagagatctgtcagtggataacatcatagggcagataaaggaaggtgtctccacacgtagctccatctcaaacttttgTACGCACAcagcttttgtctctcaaattgaaccaaagtcaattgaggaagctctcaaggatgagaagtgggttgaagctatgcatgaagagctgaatcagtttgcaaggaatgaggtatggtttcttgtccctaaaactaatgaaatgaatattattggttcgaaatgggttttcaggaacaagctagatgaggatggtgtgatcacgagaaacaaagcaaggctagttgccaaaggctacaatcaagaagagggcatagattatggtgaaacctttgctcctgttgctagattggaggttgtgaggctgctgctggcttttgcgtgtatgagtggttttaaactcttccaaatggatgtcaagagtgccttcttgaatggctacatcaatttAGAAGTCTATGTAgaacaaccaccgggctttgaagatcataagtattccaaccatgtcttcaagttgaagaaagttttgtatggactgaaacaagctccaaggcagtggtatgagaggcttagcaactttatgctatctcatggttatgaaaaaGGAATgatagacaagactctcttcatcaagaagtcaaatgcagaaataattcttgtgcaaatctatgttgatgatatcatctttggtgctacacaagatagattatgtgaagaatttgtgactgcaatgaaaggtgagtttgaaatgtctatgatgggagaactatctttctttcttggattgcaggttaagcaaacaaaggatgggatcttcttaagtcaatcaaagtattgcaaggagattctcaagaaatttgaaatggagagttgcaaagaagcaagcaccccaatgccatcaagctgctacatggatgttGATGCTGCTGGAGagagtgtagatcaaacaaaatacagaggattgattggatctttgctatatctaacagctagtaggccggacattatatttgcggtgtgtctatgtgcaagatatcaagcaaattcTAAAGAGTCACatttcaaagctgcaaaaagaattctgaaatatctcaaaggaacatcatctgtaggattatggtatccttctcactcccCAATACATTtgattggttattcagattctgattttgcaggttgcaagctagatagaaagagcacaagtggcacttgccaccttcttggctcaagcctaatctcatggcatagcaagaagcaagcatgtgttgctctctctactgctgatgCTGAATATATAGCTAATGGTAGCTGCTGTGCACAAATCCTGtggctcaagcaacaacttgcagattttggtttacaaatcagcaaggttcctttgatgtgtgataacacaagtgccatcaatcttaccaaaaatcagattcaacactcaaggaccaaacatattgagataaggcatcatttcattagggatcatgtacaaaatgggaactgtgaagtgaagtttgtggagaccaatctgcagttagctgacatcttaACAAAGCatttaccaaaagagaggtttttcttcttaagaaatgagttaggtatccttgatcctaataatctctcctaaatctgtttttgatacatgctaaagtctatttgtgaagacaaatagggtgagaattaattggttcttgtatatctttgtcTGATACtgtataaaatgttaaaatctcTGGTATGAAAGTTTTTTCTGCtactgctgatagaaacaaccgattgtttcgtgtaaacaaccgattgtttatcatgttttatgctttgaatgAGTAATAAACTAACTTGCTGTTGTAAGAAGCTTTGGACAGTATAAAtgctatttatttttttgcaggaactgcttcagatttaatcagatTGAACACAAGCTCCAggaatttgtcttcatcaaatagggggagattgttgaaccaaatggtgttcaagctttgaagaatccaaatcctttgaaggatgttgaagcctctgttgtgcttgatgttgttgtgctggtttagcttagttatggggtagtttatatgttgtaatccaccctttgattaaatctaaagcattagcattctcaatctttgtgaaagtaaaatgttttcaaacaacgttaaaacaaccaattgttttgtcgaaacaatcgattgttttgtcgaaacaaccaattgtttgtacttaggtgttttgagaaaaagattgaaaactgtttttaaaaggttgaactgttaagtaccaaaacaaccgattgattcgaggaaacaaccgattgtttgttttaggaccataatagaaaaactgttttctgtttgactgagctttaaatgatttaactgcttacgctccagtcattaaatgctttgaccaatcttttaatgcaatttaagagtttgttaagatttgataacagactacatctttgaatatattcagaaaaacagatttgcaaattaagaatctttgacaagtttttgctatgagtttttgagtttttcaaagagctgagattgctaagagtttgtgattgatcaaagtgtatggaataggattctgcttgtattgatttcagattatcttctgtaacaagtgtaatccttgtactctgttgaacaagtattcGTTTCTCTGTTTGCTGGGATTggctttgtgttcttgaggggttcaagatcagcaatcttagtgttggtgtgttggccaaggagagtgtgtttcttgaggtgttcaaggtcattctcttggttgttgtgtaagtgatcaagtggtgattgcttagtggatttcctcatggtttctgagaagactggatgtagctctggatttggagtgaaccagtataaacaactgtgtacaatctctctatccctatctctttaaattcagttttgctATTTGataactagtataaacaaccgattgtttcggtaaaacaaccgattgtttttccagtattgtgcttttgctttgtgttttgaaaaactgaattcttaatcaaggttttcttgaagtattttcattctaggcctaaaagtttacgaaaatctttcttaaacaattcaccccctctctcgtttaaggccatatattctaacaattattttaataattattaaatttatttatattttaattttaattttttatattaatatatttgaaaaggtatatttcaattatttcttaaataattattaaatttatttatattttatattatgttctcgagtttcaagaaaaaaaattcaaacctAATCCGAAATTTGGTTTCCTACAAATTGAATTCTCACTAGGTTTGGATGCTAGAAACTAAAGCATGATGAGGTTGATGACCTTACTACAACGGTTGCATGTTATACAAAATAATGGTGAAGTAGTCTCATGCGagataaaaatacaattaagaAATAAGAATGCAGGAAAAAACATGTAAAATATGAACATggagagaaaatagaaaacaaaactaTATATTGATTCATGCATGCAAAAATGTTACAATGCAGAGAGATTGTGCAACTCTAACAAATAGGGTTGCAGAGAGAAAACGGAAAATAGAAACGGTTTAATAGTTATTAACAATAGCCCCCTTCAAGTTATGTCAAGGTTATTTAGATATCAAGTTTTGATACAATGTCGTTGAAGCTTTTAGGTTTTAAGGGACTCAGTAAATATATCGAATATTTGATGCGAGGAAGAGAtgagaagaagatgaaataTTTTTGCTTGAAGTTTAATCCTGAACGACATGATAATCGATCTCAATATATTTAGTGTGTTCGTGAAAGTTAGGATTGAAAGAAATATATCTTACAGACTGACTATCACAGTAAAGAGCAACAAGAATTGAAACCAGTATTCCAAGATTTTTCAACAAATATGTAAGCCATTTAATTTCAATGAGATGGTAGCCAAATCATGATATTGGGCCTTAGATGATGGGTGACATGCAAtggtatgtttttttatatttccaaCTTATGAGAGAAGAGCCGAGAAAGATGCATAAATTAGTAGTATAATGACAAATGTTGTTTGGTCAAGCAACCCAATTAGAGTTGCTAAAGCCTTTGAACTTAAGTATAGAATTTCTGGGACAATAGAGACCTTGCCTAAGAGACTTCTTGATGAACTTAAGTATATGTTGAGTGACATTCTAATGATGAATATGGTAGGAGTCTGCAAAAAATTGGTTGAGAAACTAGACAACATAGTTTATATGCTTTTGTGTTAGTTAGGTAGAAAAGTCTTCTAATGTCTAATACCAAATAGTGTCACATGAAGGTCTTATTGATTGAAAAAACACATTGTGACTTTGATCACGGGAGTTAAGGAATGCTTGGTAGCATGCAAATCGATGTCAACAAGAATGTCAAAAACATATTCTTTGACATATGTAAATACCTTTTGAGGATCTAAGAATTTAAGTCCCAGAAAATATTTTAGCTCACCTAGATATTTCACTTTAAACATTCGATCAAGATAGGAAGTAACCTTTTGAATCTCATAAGATTAATTCCATGAAAGGATTATATCGTCATCATACACAAGTAAAGCCATGAATGTGGAAACAATACCTTTAGTGAAGAGAAAATTATTAGTATTGGGCTGAACAAACTCAATATTATTTAAAGATGATGAAATCCTAGAAAATCACTATTTGCTAGTTTGTTTTAAGCTAGAGAAAAGTTTTCTAAGTTTGCAGACTTGATTGTTATCGTTGGTAAACATTCTAGAAGGAGTTACCAAATAAACTTTTTCTTCTAAATCTCCATGAAAGAATGCATTATCAACATCCAATTGCCTCAAATATTAgttttgtgtgttgtaattggAAGAAGAACTCTTACAGTTATCAATTTTTCTATGGGTGAGAATGTGTTCAAGTAATTGATTCCTTCAAGTTGATTGTATCCTTTTTACTACTAATTG
This region includes:
- the LOC137838635 gene encoding secreted RxLR effector protein 161-like, whose product is MESCKEASTPMPSSCYMDVDAAGESVDQTKYRGLIGSLLYLTASRPDIIFAVCLCARYQANSKESHFKAAKRILKYLKGTSSVGLWYPSHSPIHLIGYSDSDFAGCKLDRKSTSGTCHLLGSSLISWHSKKQACVALSTADAEYIANGSCCAQILWLKQQLADFGLQISKELLQI